The Deltaproteobacteria bacterium nucleotide sequence GGCGGGTCATGCGCCTTTTGGCGTGCCTGAGTCGACCGGCCGAGTTCATGGATTCTCCGATCTTGTGTTGGAAACGTTCGCCCCGGTTTTTTTGACAGCCGGGAAAAAATCTTATCGCTTCTCATACCAAAAAGTATTAGAAATTAGCAAGAGCAATATTTGAAAACGTGCATTGAAGACGCAACAACCCGACACTCATCAGCCCGGTTTTACAGGATATTTTGATTATGGGCTTGCCAAGGCCGGGTTTTATTGGCTATGGTGAAAACGGGAAAAAAAAGCGAGGGCCCGTTCGTGACGAAAATCAGGATGAAGGATGGCTCCAAAGGGTGCCGACGCTGCGGAACCTGCTGCGAAAAAGGCGGGCCAGCTCTGCATGAAAGCGATCTCGGCCTTCTGGAGCGCGGGGCCATACCGCTATCCTGCCTTGTCACATACAGATTGGGCGAAACCGTGCGGGACGACATAAAAGGGATCCTCGCCCCCCTTGACGGGGAAATCGTGAAAATAAAAAGCGTGGCAGGAGGCTCCGCCTGCGTCTTCTACAAGGGCAAGCGCAAGGGCTGCGGCATTTACGGGGAAAGGCCCCTGGAATGCCGCCTCTTAAACTGCCGGGACACAAGCGCCATCGAGGCCGCCTATTCCAAGGACCGCCTCGCCCGCGCCGACATCCTAACAAAAAACGAAAAACTCCTGAAACTGGCCGTCGCCCACGAGGAGCGCTGCTCCATGCTGAAAATCGCCCGGCTGGCCGCCGACCTTTCCGGGCCGGGCGGGACTGCCGCCGCAGACGAGCTTTTAGACCTTCTCCAGTACGACCACTTCATGCGCCCCTTTCTGGTTCAGAAGGCCAATATCCCGGAAAACATGCTGGAATTCCTCTTCGGACGCCCGCTTTCCGGGGCCATAGCAGGGCTTGGGCTTGCGGTGAAGCGCGAGGGCAACAGGTTTACGCTATGCCCCTGGTATGATATATCTTAGCCTGGACGTGTACAAGCGCGATACTTTCGTGTCACGCATCAAAGCCAATTTCGGTCACGTACGAACATTCTGATTTAGCCCAAGAACTCTAAGATTTCTTGGGCGGGTACGCTCCCTCGTCGGCTTTTCGCGAACCTTAGCATTTCATCGCTTGTACCCGCCCAGGACCGTTGTTGAAGGCAGCGGCAAAATGATAAGAAAAAATCGGCGCGTTGGGGAAGGCTGAACAACATGGGTGAGGCGGGACAAACGATATTCAGCATCCGGGCCTTCATTGCCGGATACCTGGGGCCGGGGGCGTGGAAGTTCTTCCTGGTCATGCTGGGGGGAAGCCTTGGGGCTGCCAGCCGCTACGGGGTATGCCTCATGGCTGTCCGCATGTGGGGGACCAGCTTTCCCTGGGGGACCCTTATAGTCAACCTCGCAGGCTGCTTCATCATAGGGCTTCTGTTCGCCCTTGCGGAGCACGCTAAAATCCTCACCCCCAATACGAGGCTCTTTCTTATCACCGGCTATCTTGGGGCGCTCACCACCTTTTCGTCCTTTTCGGCGGAAACCCTTACCCTGGGCCTTGACGGAGCGCCGCTTTCCCTTGCCGCCAACATGATTTTGAACAACGTGGGAGGCATGGGCCTGGCCCTTCTCGGCATGTGGGCGGGACGCGTTAACTTGGGCTGAATCGCGGCGGAAGTTCATTTATATGGGCTGTTTCTAAAAATTTTTGCATCCTGCTGAGTCTTCACTCCTTTGGTGCCGCAAACTTTTTTTTGAAACAGTCATGACAAACCAACATTGGGAGGCGAGGCAGTCAAGGCCTGGAGAATCGCGGGAGCCCCCGGCGAGCAAGCGATGAAATCGTTCGCTCAATATTTCTTTTGCAGAACCGTCGAATCCGGCATGGGAAGCATTCATGAAAAGGCTCATCCGTGTATTTATTGCAAGTATTTGCCTTATAATTTCAATGTGTTTCCTTGTGTCGGGCACCTATAACCCCAAAAATGCGTCAAACAAGCCGGGCTCGGAAAATCATCCCGAGTATTATTTTGACGACCTGGGGCATAAGGATTTTAAAGCCTTTGATGGTGAATTCGATAATGTAAAGGCGCTCACTTTTCTTTTTGGCAAATTAAGGTTGTTTGTTGATGCGGATGGCCGGGAATCGGCCTTATGCAATAATATGAAGTATTTTGAAGGCGATGAAGACAATAATTGGCCCTTTGATGAAAATGGAATAATTCACGTTCTCCACGATTCCCAGTTCAAACAAAACGATATCGAAAAACACCTTATATTTTTTACAATCAATCCGGTAAGAGACTTTTGTGATAGTCACAATTGCTCACCATGGATAGGCTTGGCTATATTCGTTCATAAAAATGATATCTGGATTATAGAATCATGGAACAGATATCTGGGGGGTATGGGAATAATAGGAGTACCTTCTGAGTATAAAATATCGCTGATTCCAATAAGCAAGAATAAATTTGGAATATTATATTCAACTGTTACATTCAGTCAGGGTAATAAGTATGTTGAGACTAATTTATATGTCCCATATAAAAATTACATAATTTCTTCGTTATATTTTTATGTTGTTGCAAGCGGTTGTGACTACAATAAACAGGCATCAAAGCTGACAGTTGACGTTAAATCTATTATTAATAATAGTATTAGCGATTATTATGTATTGGAAGCGACGATTACCCATTATTATGAATATATTTATTCAGAAAATACTTCCGATGATGGAAAGCCATCAAAATTGACAAAAAGATATTATAAATTTTCCAATTGGAAATATAAGGAAACTGAAAGCGTGCAAAGTGCCGCTCGGAGGCCAAAATCATGAAGACATTAACCGTAATGTTTTTAATGTTGTTGATTGGGTTTAATGTCTCAGCCGGTGAGCTCAGGGAGGATGCGTATAATGATTTTGAAGGAATAATAGGCTCTAATGCAAAGATATGTCTTACACTTTTTCCATTAACAGACGGAACTATCAAAGGGCACTACTTTTATAGAAAATATGAAAGGAAAATCACCATAGAAGGTACGTATTCAAAAAATAGTATAATACTGAATGAACTGGATGAAAAAGGTGACGTCAGGGCTACGTTCAAAGGAGTTTACAACGATTCCTTTGCCGGCACTTGGCGCGACAATGCATCAAAAAAGGAGCTTGCCTTTAGCTTATCGTTCAAACAAATATGTGTGGATGGTGCCTTTGAATCGGGAAGCGGCGAATTTTATAACCGATATTCAGTAATGAATGTGAATGACGATAAAGTGGTCGAGGATTTCGCCCGTAAAGCCAAGACCTCAATTTTAAAAGGAGATTATGCACAACTTGCCAATTACATCAGCTTTCCCATAACGGTATCAATTAATGCGAAGAGAAGGAAAATTAAGAACGCGGATGAATTTGTAAAAGTGGCCGACCAGATATTCACCCAGGGATTTCTGCATAAATTACGCGAATCTCCCACTACGGACATGCTTGTAAATTGGCAAGGTGCCATGATCGGCGACGGGGAAATCTGGATCGGCACGGATGTGAAACAGGTCCGAGACAAGCATCACAAGGATGGATATCGGCTTGTCGAAATAATAATGGTAATCGCCATAAACCCCGTTTATTCAAGATTAGAAGGGGCGGGCGGGGCCAAGTGGTAGCAGCCGGTTAAAAACAACCGCCCGACAGGTCGGCATCTGCTTGATTTTACTGTAAACGCACAAGGGCCGATGTCTGCGCAACGCGCCGACATCGGCCCTTGTAAATTAAAAGGGGGGTCTGGAGGGGCCTTCAGCCGCCCCCCCGGAAGCCCGGTATATTCTAAAAGCCCTTTCAAAAATACAGAAGCCTGAGCCTGGATAAAAACGATGAAGCGCTAAGGTTGACGATCAGCGCGGGAGCAAGCGTACTAAATGTACGTGGCGGACCGCGCCGTGAAGTCTGACACAGCGATTCGCGTTTTTAGACGGGCGCTTAAACCACGGGGCGCGGATACAACCCCGCGTCTTTTACTATTCCCGGTACAACCGACTCCCACTCGATGGCCATGATGTGAAAGCCAGCAAGGCCGGGGACTTCCTTCAGGCGCTGGATGGTCTCCACGCAGATTTTGAGGCCCTCTTCGGCCTGCTTGTCTTTCGGCTGGTCGGCCATGCGCTTTACAACGTCGTCCGGGACGTCCATGCCCGGAACCTTGTTTTTCATGTAACGGGCCATGCCGGCGCTCTTCATGGGGGTGATGCCCGCCATGATGTAGACCTGTTCGGTCAGTCCCCGGTCGTGGGCCTGTTTCATCCACAGCTCGAACTTCTCGATATTGTAGATGCACTGTGTCTGGATGAACTCGGCTCCTGCGGCGATTTTTTTCGCAAGGCGCGGAACACGGATTTCGTAGGGGTCGGCGAAGGGGTTTTCGGCGGCTCCCACGAACATCTTGGGCGGACGGTGGATTTCGGCCCCGCCCAGGAACTTGCCTTCGTCGCGCATGTGCCGCACGGTCTGGAGAAGCTGCATGGAATCGAGATCGTAAACGTTCTGGCCGCGGGGGTTGTCACCGAAAACCTGGTGGTCGCCCGAGAGGCACAGCATGTTGTTGATGTCGAAACTGGCTGCACCCAGGATGTCGCTCTGCATGGCTATGCGGTTGCGGTCGCGGGTGACCATCTGAAGCACCGGCTCCAAGCCTATGAGCTTTAAGCGGATGCAGGCGGCCAGCGAGCACATGCGGGTCATGGCGGTCTGGTTGTCGGTGACGTTTATGGCGTCAACGTAGCCGCGAAGAAGCTCGCCTTTGTGGATGACCTCTTCGGGGTCCGAGCCGCGCGGGGGGCCGCACTCGGAGGTCAGACCGAAGTGTCCGGCTGCCATGATCTTTTCCAGTGTGCTTTCGGTCTTTACGGGTCTTGGGGCTCTCATTGGCGCACCTCCTCCTTGACCACTTTGCGTGGACCGCCGGCCCGGTCTGTAGACCAGTCCTTCATGGGGGTGAGTTTTTCGTAGTCGTCCATTTTGCCGAGTGCTTTCAAACGATCGACTATGAGCTGCCAGGCGCAGTCAACTTCCTTGTTGATTTCGCAGCTTCCCTTGCTTGATCCACCGCAGGGGCCGTTCATCAGGCGCTTGGCGCAGCGGGAGACCGGGCAGATTCCTCCGGTCATGGCCAACATGCATTTGCCGCAGGCCTGGCAGCGCTCGGTCCAGACTCCGCGCTCCTCGGTGGCGCCCAGAAAGCAGGTGTCGACGCCGGGCATGACGGGCTTGTCGTGGTATTTTTCCGCCATGAACTGGACGCCCACTCCGCAGGCAAGGGAAAGGATGCCGTTGTACTTGTCCTGGATGCTTCTGATCTCCTCCAGGTATTCGTGGTCGCACTGGCGCTCCAGGGTCACTTCGTCAATGGAAATGTCCAGCCCCTCTTTGGCGAAAAACATGCGAAGGGCACTGGCCAGAATTCCCACTTCCTTTTTGCCGCCCGCCTCGCAGACGGTGACACACTCGTTACAGCCCACTATGAGAAGGTTCTTGAAACCCTTTACGGTTTCAATGACTTCCTCTATGGGCTTGGGTTTTGCGACGATCATTTCTGCTTAACCCTCTCTGTTCAGGTTGAATTCCAAAGCAACAGTGTAGCTATTTGTTTGCAGGCTTGTCAAAAACGTTTGAATGCACCATGCGCACAGCCGGCGGATCGTTAGCGCACTTTTTCGTACGTGACCGGGTGCAAGGCTGTGTGCGGCGCGTCATCCCGCGTTTTTGGAGCCCGCTAAGCGGCTCGCTTATTTGTCAGCTTGATTGGGTTGGGCCCCAACTCCTTGATTTTTTGTGTCATTTCAATGGCGTACTGTGCGAACAGGGTTCCCTCTCCCGAGGAGAGGTTGTACATCTGAACCCTTTGCCCGCCCATGCCGATGGAATCGAGAACCTTCTGGGCCTGCACAACGCGTTTTCTGGCCCGGAAGTTGCCGCCCTTGTAATGGCACTGGCCTTCCATGCAGCCAACCACGTAGGCCCCGTCGGCTCCCTTTTCGATGGCCCTCAGAAGATGGATCACGTCCACCTTTCCGGTGCAGGGAACGCGGACGATCTTGATATTGGCCGGGTATTCCAGTCTCATCGAACCTGCCAGGTCCGCAGCGGAGTACCCTCAGTAGTTGCAGCAAAAAGCCACGATGACCGGCTCGAAATCCGCGCTCATAGCACTCCCTCCAATAAAGCTGTTACCTTGCTTTCAAGCTGGATGTCCTCGTACCAGGAAAGCGTAATTGCCTTGGCCGGGCATTCGGATGCGCACACTCCGCAGCCGTGGCAAAGGGCCTCGTCGATTTCGGACACACCGTCCGCGTTGATGCGGGGCACCGAGAAGGGGCAGGAGCGCACGCACACCAGGCAGGACGCGCACCTTTCCTGGTCCACCCTGGCCGTGACCGCCGAAAGGGTGAGAAAGGGCTGGGCAAGGAAGGTGGTGGCCCTGCCCGCAGCGGCCAGAGCCTGGGAAACGGTCTCGGTTACGAGCTTGGGGCCGTGGGCCGTGCCGCACAAAAACACGCCTTCGGTGGGCATGTCAACGGGCCTAAGCTTCACGTGGGCCTCGATGAAATAGCCCTCCGGGTTCCGGCCCAGCTTCATTATGTTAGAAAGTTCCGCCGTGTCCTCTGCCCTCATGCCGGCTGAAAGCACCAGCCGGTCGGCTGAAATCTGGAGCATGCGGCCAAGAACGTGATCCCTGAAAGTGACCAGAACGCCGTCGTCGGAGGATTCGGCGACAGGCGGATTTTCGGGATCGAAGCGGGAGAAGATGACGCCCAGCTTTCTGGCCTGGGTGTAATATTCCTCCATGAGGCCGTCGGTGCGGATGTCCCGGTAAAGGACGAACACGTTGGCCTCAGGGTTCATTTTTTTGACGTGAATGGCGTTTTTCACCGCAGCCTGGCAGCAGATGCGGGAGCAGTTGGGGTTTTCATCGTTTCTGGAGCCCACGCACTGGATCATGACAACGCTGTCCAGGGCGCCGGGGTTCTTTTCCTCCAAAAGTTTCGAGAACTCCACCTGGGTAATGACCCGGTCGTCTTTACCATACAAATACTCGGTGGGCCGGTACTCCACCGCGCCGGTGGCCACTATGAGGGAGCCGTGGGCGATCTTTTTCTGGTGCATGGCCGGACCAACGAGGATTTCGGTCTCGAAGTTCCCCTTGAACCCGGAAAAGCCCACCACCAGCGCCTCGCGGTAAACCTTGATTTTGGGATGGGAAAGCGTCTTTTGGGCAAGGTCTTCCACGAGCTTTCTGACATCAGCCCCCTCGATGGTGGCGACGAGGTTCCGGCTCATGCCGCCAAGCTCCTTTTCCTTTTCCACCAGGGCGGTTTCAAAACCCTGGTCGGCAAGGGCCAGGGCCGCTGTCATGCCAGCCACGCCGCCGCCGATCACCAGGGCCTCACGGATAACGGGAATAACCGTTTCGTGAAGCGGCCCAAGCGTCGCGGCCCGCGCCACGGCCATTTTCACCAGTTCCTTGGCCTTTTTGGTGGCGGCGTCCGGCTCGCTGGAATGGACCCAGGAGTTCTGGTTTCTAATGTTGGCCATCTCGAAAAGGTACTTGTTGAGGCCCACCGAGACCATGGTGTCCTGGAAAATGCCCTCGTGGGTCTTGGGCGAGCAGGAAGCCACCACCACGCGGTTGATCCCGTGCTCCTTGAAAACCTCCTTCATCGCATCCTGTGAATCCTGGCTGCAGGTGAAGAGGTTGGTGCCGGAAAAGACCACGTTGGGAAGAGAAGCCGCGTACTCCTGCACTGCGGGCACGTCAACCACGCCCGCGATGTTGATGCCGCACTTGCACACGAAAACGCCGATGCGGGGCGCATCGGCCGATACATCCTGTTCCTCCGGCACCACCACCTTCTTGGCCAGGGTTCCGCGCGCTTCGGAGAGGGTGACTCCTGCGGCGCAGGCTGCTGCCGAGGCCTGGGTGACGGAGGTGGGGATGTCCTTCGGCCCCTGGAAAACGCCGCAGGCGTAAACGCCGGGGCGGCTGGTGGCCACGGGCGCGAAGGGCTCGGTCTCGGCGAAGCGGTACTTGTCCACTTTGACGCCCAGCCGCTCGGCCAGGGCCCCCACCTGGGCCGGGACCTCCAGGCCCACCGAGAGCACCACCATGTCGAAGATTTCCTTCTGGACCACCCCGTCGTCGTCCGCGTAGCGGATTTCGAGGTCGCGTGTTTCTGGGATGTCTTCAATGGTGTGGATGCGGGCCTTGACGAAGCGCACCCCTTCCTTGTCCTTGGCGCGGTTGTAGTATTTCTCGTAGTCCTTGCCGAAGGTGCGGATGTCCATGTTGAAAATGGTGGCATCAAGCGCGCCCTTCTGGTGCTCCATGGCTATCATGGCGTCTTTTATGGCGTACATGCAGCAGACCGAGGAGCAGTAGCCGTTTCCGCACTTGTTGTCGTCCCTTGAGCCAACGCACTGGAGCCAGGCCACCTTTGTGGGCTCCTTGTGGTCGGAGGGGCGCACGAGATGTCCCATTGTGGGGCCCGAAGCCGAGAGAATGCGCTCGAACTCCAGGGAGGTCACCACGTTGGGGCTGGTCTTATAATGGTAGAACTGGTCCAGGGCCGCAGGATCGTATGGCTCGGAGCCCGGGGCGAGAACCACGCTTCCCACGTCCAGCACAAGCTCGCGGCCCGTCTGAGAGTGGTCCACGGCCTTTGCAAGGCAGGCTTCCACGCACTGGTAGCACTCGGAGCAGATGCCGCACTTAAGGCACCTGTCGGCCTCGGCCTTGGTTTCCGCCTCGTTGTAGCCAAAGGAGACCTCGTTGAAATTGCCCTCGCGCTCGGAAGGATCGTTCTTCCGCACCGGAATTCTGGCCCGGAGTTTTTCCCCGGCGATTTCGGGCTTTACGAACTCCCACTCCCTGACGCGCCCTTCGGCGATGTCGAGGCCGTTGATAAAGCGGTGGATGCTCTCCGCCGCCTCTTTTCCCTGGGCCACCGCGTCCACCACGCTCTTTGGGCCGGTCACGGCGTCGCCGCCCGCAAAGACCCAGGAGACCGGCGTCTGAAGGGTGACCGGGTCGGCGAGAAGACCGCCGCGCTGGGTGACTTCGACGCCCTGGTCCTTGGCCGAGGGGAAATCCATGCTCTGGCCTATGGCCACGATAACGGTGTCGGTGTCCATGAACCGGCACTCGGTTTCGTTGTACTGCGGATTGAAGCGCCTGCTCTCGTCGAAAACCGCCGTACATTCCTTAAACGTTAGGCCCGTGACCGCGCCGCCCGCCGAAACGGTGAACTCCTTGGGGCCGAAGCCGTTCACGATCTCGATTCCGCTTTCAAGGGCTTCCTCGATCTCGTGCTCCCAGGCCGGCATTTCGTGGCGGCCTTCCAGGCACACCATGCTGACCTTTTTGGCTCCAAGGCGCTTGGCGGTGAGGGCCACGTCAACGGCAACGTTTCCGCCGCCGACAACCACCACGGT carries:
- a CDS encoding methylenetetrahydrofolate reductase C-terminal domain-containing protein, producing MIVAKPKPIEEVIETVKGFKNLLIVGCNECVTVCEAGGKKEVGILASALRMFFAKEGLDISIDEVTLERQCDHEYLEEIRSIQDKYNGILSLACGVGVQFMAEKYHDKPVMPGVDTCFLGATEERGVWTERCQACGKCMLAMTGGICPVSRCAKRLMNGPCGGSSKGSCEINKEVDCAWQLIVDRLKALGKMDDYEKLTPMKDWSTDRAGGPRKVVKEEVRQ
- the crcB gene encoding fluoride efflux transporter CrcB, which codes for MGEAGQTIFSIRAFIAGYLGPGAWKFFLVMLGGSLGAASRYGVCLMAVRMWGTSFPWGTLIVNLAGCFIIGLLFALAEHAKILTPNTRLFLITGYLGALTTFSSFSAETLTLGLDGAPLSLAANMILNNVGGMGLALLGMWAGRVNLG
- a CDS encoding methylenetetrahydrofolate reductase, encoding MRAPRPVKTESTLEKIMAAGHFGLTSECGPPRGSDPEEVIHKGELLRGYVDAINVTDNQTAMTRMCSLAACIRLKLIGLEPVLQMVTRDRNRIAMQSDILGAASFDINNMLCLSGDHQVFGDNPRGQNVYDLDSMQLLQTVRHMRDEGKFLGGAEIHRPPKMFVGAAENPFADPYEIRVPRLAKKIAAGAEFIQTQCIYNIEKFELWMKQAHDRGLTEQVYIMAGITPMKSAGMARYMKNKVPGMDVPDDVVKRMADQPKDKQAEEGLKICVETIQRLKEVPGLAGFHIMAIEWESVVPGIVKDAGLYPRPVV
- a CDS encoding FAD-dependent oxidoreductase codes for the protein MEDQQKTPGPVGSVMVVGGGIAGMQSALDLANSGYYVYLVEKTSAIGGLMSRLDKTFPTNDCAMUVISPKLVEVGRHLNIELLTNAEIVELKGDNGNFSARVRQAPRYVDIKKCTSCGECAKVCPIVVPDAYNESLNTRKAAFKQYAQAIPGAFGIEKRGTAPCKATCPAHVSIQGYIALVNDGRYKEAVKLFRDSHPFPGACGRVCHHPCENACTRNDVDKPLAIRDIHRFLYDWDMAQDAPSVHEKGEARPEKVAIVGSGPAGLSAAYFLARQGYGVTVFEKLPVKGGMMAVGIPAYRLPKDTLNAEIALVENMGVEIKTGVSFGTDITLESLKKDGFSAVFLAVGLHGGRKMNVPGEDAKGVLQGVDFLREAALGQKPATGETVVVVGGGNVAVDVALTAKRLGAKKVSMVCLEGRHEMPAWEHEIEEALESGIEIVNGFGPKEFTVSAGGAVTGLTFKECTAVFDESRRFNPQYNETECRFMDTDTVIVAIGQSMDFPSAKDQGVEVTQRGGLLADPVTLQTPVSWVFAGGDAVTGPKSVVDAVAQGKEAAESIHRFINGLDIAEGRVREWEFVKPEIAGEKLRARIPVRKNDPSEREGNFNEVSFGYNEAETKAEADRCLKCGICSECYQCVEACLAKAVDHSQTGRELVLDVGSVVLAPGSEPYDPAALDQFYHYKTSPNVVTSLEFERILSASGPTMGHLVRPSDHKEPTKVAWLQCVGSRDDNKCGNGYCSSVCCMYAIKDAMIAMEHQKGALDATIFNMDIRTFGKDYEKYYNRAKDKEGVRFVKARIHTIEDIPETRDLEIRYADDDGVVQKEIFDMVVLSVGLEVPAQVGALAERLGVKVDKYRFAETEPFAPVATSRPGVYACGVFQGPKDIPTSVTQASAAACAAGVTLSEARGTLAKKVVVPEEQDVSADAPRIGVFVCKCGINIAGVVDVPAVQEYAASLPNVVFSGTNLFTCSQDSQDAMKEVFKEHGINRVVVASCSPKTHEGIFQDTMVSVGLNKYLFEMANIRNQNSWVHSSEPDAATKKAKELVKMAVARAATLGPLHETVIPVIREALVIGGGVAGMTAALALADQGFETALVEKEKELGGMSRNLVATIEGADVRKLVEDLAQKTLSHPKIKVYREALVVGFSGFKGNFETEILVGPAMHQKKIAHGSLIVATGAVEYRPTEYLYGKDDRVITQVEFSKLLEEKNPGALDSVVMIQCVGSRNDENPNCSRICCQAAVKNAIHVKKMNPEANVFVLYRDIRTDGLMEEYYTQARKLGVIFSRFDPENPPVAESSDDGVLVTFRDHVLGRMLQISADRLVLSAGMRAEDTAELSNIMKLGRNPEGYFIEAHVKLRPVDMPTEGVFLCGTAHGPKLVTETVSQALAAAGRATTFLAQPFLTLSAVTARVDQERCASCLVCVRSCPFSVPRINADGVSEIDEALCHGCGVCASECPAKAITLSWYEDIQLESKVTALLEGVL
- a CDS encoding hydrogenase iron-sulfur subunit, which translates into the protein MRLEYPANIKIVRVPCTGKVDVIHLLRAIEKGADGAYVVGCMEGQCHYKGGNFRARKRVVQAQKVLDSIGMGGQRVQMYNLSSGEGTLFAQYAIEMTQKIKELGPNPIKLTNKRAA
- a CDS encoding YkgJ family cysteine cluster protein, with translation MTKIRMKDGSKGCRRCGTCCEKGGPALHESDLGLLERGAIPLSCLVTYRLGETVRDDIKGILAPLDGEIVKIKSVAGGSACVFYKGKRKGCGIYGERPLECRLLNCRDTSAIEAAYSKDRLARADILTKNEKLLKLAVAHEERCSMLKIARLAADLSGPGGTAAADELLDLLQYDHFMRPFLVQKANIPENMLEFLFGRPLSGAIAGLGLAVKREGNRFTLCPWYDIS